The Takifugu flavidus isolate HTHZ2018 chromosome 17, ASM371156v2, whole genome shotgun sequence genome contains a region encoding:
- the mtmr6 gene encoding myotubularin-related protein 6 isoform X1 yields the protein MEHIRTPKVEQVRLLDRFSNKSTHGTLYLTATHLIFVESSSNNAPAGAQEIWILHHHIASVEKLSLTTTGCPLFIQCRNFRVVHFVVQRERDCHDVYSSLLRLLRPVAYEELYAFSYNPKQNDQQREEGWQLIDLVAEYERMGVPCDQWQLTDVNRDYKVCETYPRDLYVPITASKPIIVGSSKFRSKGRFPVLTYFYQEKKAAVCRCSQPLSGFSARCLEDESMLQAISKANHNSRFVYVMDTRPKLNALANRAAGKGYENEDNYSNIRFQFVGIENIHVMRASLQKLLEVIGTRSLSMSDYLVGLESSGWLRHIKAVVDAAVFLSKAVTGEGASVLVHCSDGWDRTAQVCSLGALLMDPYYRTIKGFMVLIEKDWISFGHKFADRCDQLDGDPKEVSPIFTQFLECVWQLTEQFPQAFEFSEWFLLQIHEHVHSCQYGNFLGNNQRQREELQLRERTHSLWAFLMSEKQNYLNPFYSPSYCKNHPVLVPSTLPYHFKFWRNMYHQFDRSMHPRQSIVNTILTLKEKSLKAESALHALENRLEQLGVTPVVNSDPPLPPPTRNQHFSSSTLPPRPNTLILGARVNQKEEQRQEDEEEEVGEEATESADMERTVEGSSGSESRKQSYGDLEGTFNGELAKEEPAVVSLERGVARMTC from the exons ATGGAACATATTCGAACGCCTAAG GTGGAACAGGTGCGACTTCTGGACCGTTTTAGCAACAAATCCACACACGGCACTCTGTACCTCACAGCTACACATCTTATCTTTGTGGAGAGCAGCTCCAATAACGCCCCGGCTGGTGCACAAGAGATCTGG ATTTTGCATCACCATATAGCATCAGTGGAGAAGCTGTCGCTGACAACAACAGGCTGCCCTCTGTTCATTCAGTGTCGCAACTTTAGGGTGGTTCATTTCGTGgtacagagagaaagagactgCCATGATGTTTACAGCTCGCTGCTGCGTCTGCTGCGACCTG TGGCCTACGAGGAGCTGTATGCATTCTCCTACAACCCCAAACAGAATGAccaacagagggaggaagggtggcAGCTCATCGACCTCGTGGCAGAGTACGAGAGGATGGGTGTCCCATGTGACCAATGGCAACTCACTGACGTCAACAGAGATTATAAG GTCTGTGAAACATATCCACGAGATCTGTATGTCCCCATCACGGCCAGTAAACCCATCATTGTGGGCAGTTCCAAGTTCAGAAGCAAAGGGCGTTTTCCTGTACTCACATACTTCTACCAGGAGAAGAAG GCAGCGGTGTGTCGATGCAGCCAGCCCCTCTCTGGGTTCAGTGCCAGATGTTTAGAGGACGAGAGTATGCTGCAGGCCATCAGTAAGGCCAATCACAACAGCCGCTTTGTCTATGTGATGGACACCAGGCCAAAG CTGAATGCGCTAGCCAACCGAGCGGCAGGTAAAGGCTACGAGAACGAAGACAACTACTCAAACATTCGCTTCCAGTTTGTCGGCATCGAAAACATCCACGTAATGAGGGCCAGCCTTCAGAAGCTACTTGAAG TGATCGGGACTCGCTCGCTTTCTATGAGTGACTACCTGGTTGGGTTAGAGAGTAGTGGCTGGCTGCGCCACATCAAAGCCGTTGTAGATGCAGCCGTGTTCCTCTCTAAG GCTGTGACAGGGGAAGGAGCCAGCGTGTTGGTCCATTGTTCAGATGGGTGGGACAGGACAGCTCAGGTCTGCTCTCTGGGGGCTCTGCTCATGGACCCCTACTACCGCACCATCAAGGGCTTCATG GTACTGATTGAGAAAGACTGGATCTCTTTTGGTCACAAATTTGCAGACAG GTGTGACCAGTTGGACGGGGATCCAAAAGAGGTGTCTCCTATTTTTACTCAGTTTCTTGAATGTGTGTGGCAGCTGACAGAACAGTTCCCTCAG GCATTTGAATTCAGCGAGTGGTTCCTGCTGCAAATTCACGAGCACGTGCACTCCTGCCAGTACGGAAACTTTCTTGGCAACaaccagaggcagagagaggagctgca GCTGAGAGAACGGACTCACTCACTGTGGGCGTTCCTCATGAGCGAAAAGCAGAACTACTTAAATCCATTTTACAGCCCTTCATACTGTAAAAACCACCCTGTGCTGGTGCCCTCCACTCTGCCCTACCATTTCAA GTTCTGGAGAAACATGTACCATCAGTTTGATCGGTCCATGCACCCACGTCAGTCCATAGTCAACACCATCCTGACTCTGAAAGAGAAGAGTCTAAAGGCAGAGAGCGCACTGCACGCTCTCGAGAAT CGACTCGAGCAGCTCGGGGTGACCCCTGTCGTCAACTCTGACCCCCCTCTACCACCTCCAACTAGAAATCAGCATTTCAGTTCCAGCACTCTCCCACCACGGCCCAACACCCTTATTCTGGGGGCTCGGGTCAACCAGAAAGAAGAGCAGCGACAggaagacgaagaggaggaggtgggtgaggaaGCCACAGAGAGCGCTGACATGGAGCGGACAGTAgaaggcagcagtggcagtGAGAGTAGGAAGCAGAGCTACGGAGATCTGGAAGGGACCTTCAACGGAGAGTTGGCCAAAGAAGAGCCAGCTGTTGTCAGTTTGGAGCGTGGAGTGGCACGAATGACCTGCTGA
- the mtmr6 gene encoding myotubularin-related protein 6 isoform X2, with amino-acid sequence MEHIRTPKVEQVRLLDRFSNKSTHGTLYLTATHLIFVESSSNNAPAGAQEIWILHHHIASVEKLSLTTTGCPLFIQCRNFRVVHFVVQRERDCHDVYSSLLRLLRPVAYEELYAFSYNPKQNDQQREEGWQLIDLVAEYERMGVPCDQWQLTDVNRDYKVCETYPRDLYVPITASKPIIVGSSKFRSKGRFPVLTYFYQEKKAAVCRCSQPLSGFSARCLEDESMLQAISKANHNSRFVYVMDTRPKLNALANRAAGKGYENEDNYSNIRFQFVGIENIHVMRASLQKLLEVIGTRSLSMSDYLVGLESSGWLRHIKAVVDAAVFLSKAVTGEGASVLVHCSDGWDRTAQVCSLGALLMDPYYRTIKGFMVLIEKDWISFGHKFADRCDQLDGDPKEVSPIFTQFLECVWQLTEQFPQAFEFSEWFLLQIHEHVHSCQYGNFLGNNQRQREELQLRERTHSLWAFLMSEKQNYLNPFYSPSYCKNHPVLVPSTLPYHFKFWRNMYHQFDRSMHPRQSIVNTILTLKEKSLKAESALHALENI; translated from the exons ATGGAACATATTCGAACGCCTAAG GTGGAACAGGTGCGACTTCTGGACCGTTTTAGCAACAAATCCACACACGGCACTCTGTACCTCACAGCTACACATCTTATCTTTGTGGAGAGCAGCTCCAATAACGCCCCGGCTGGTGCACAAGAGATCTGG ATTTTGCATCACCATATAGCATCAGTGGAGAAGCTGTCGCTGACAACAACAGGCTGCCCTCTGTTCATTCAGTGTCGCAACTTTAGGGTGGTTCATTTCGTGgtacagagagaaagagactgCCATGATGTTTACAGCTCGCTGCTGCGTCTGCTGCGACCTG TGGCCTACGAGGAGCTGTATGCATTCTCCTACAACCCCAAACAGAATGAccaacagagggaggaagggtggcAGCTCATCGACCTCGTGGCAGAGTACGAGAGGATGGGTGTCCCATGTGACCAATGGCAACTCACTGACGTCAACAGAGATTATAAG GTCTGTGAAACATATCCACGAGATCTGTATGTCCCCATCACGGCCAGTAAACCCATCATTGTGGGCAGTTCCAAGTTCAGAAGCAAAGGGCGTTTTCCTGTACTCACATACTTCTACCAGGAGAAGAAG GCAGCGGTGTGTCGATGCAGCCAGCCCCTCTCTGGGTTCAGTGCCAGATGTTTAGAGGACGAGAGTATGCTGCAGGCCATCAGTAAGGCCAATCACAACAGCCGCTTTGTCTATGTGATGGACACCAGGCCAAAG CTGAATGCGCTAGCCAACCGAGCGGCAGGTAAAGGCTACGAGAACGAAGACAACTACTCAAACATTCGCTTCCAGTTTGTCGGCATCGAAAACATCCACGTAATGAGGGCCAGCCTTCAGAAGCTACTTGAAG TGATCGGGACTCGCTCGCTTTCTATGAGTGACTACCTGGTTGGGTTAGAGAGTAGTGGCTGGCTGCGCCACATCAAAGCCGTTGTAGATGCAGCCGTGTTCCTCTCTAAG GCTGTGACAGGGGAAGGAGCCAGCGTGTTGGTCCATTGTTCAGATGGGTGGGACAGGACAGCTCAGGTCTGCTCTCTGGGGGCTCTGCTCATGGACCCCTACTACCGCACCATCAAGGGCTTCATG GTACTGATTGAGAAAGACTGGATCTCTTTTGGTCACAAATTTGCAGACAG GTGTGACCAGTTGGACGGGGATCCAAAAGAGGTGTCTCCTATTTTTACTCAGTTTCTTGAATGTGTGTGGCAGCTGACAGAACAGTTCCCTCAG GCATTTGAATTCAGCGAGTGGTTCCTGCTGCAAATTCACGAGCACGTGCACTCCTGCCAGTACGGAAACTTTCTTGGCAACaaccagaggcagagagaggagctgca GCTGAGAGAACGGACTCACTCACTGTGGGCGTTCCTCATGAGCGAAAAGCAGAACTACTTAAATCCATTTTACAGCCCTTCATACTGTAAAAACCACCCTGTGCTGGTGCCCTCCACTCTGCCCTACCATTTCAA GTTCTGGAGAAACATGTACCATCAGTTTGATCGGTCCATGCACCCACGTCAGTCCATAGTCAACACCATCCTGACTCTGAAAGAGAAGAGTCTAAAGGCAGAGAGCGCACTGCACGCTCTCGAGAAT ATTTGA